In the genome of Fusarium graminearum PH-1 chromosome 2, whole genome shotgun sequence, the window ACTCAACATGCACGACGCCGATACAGGGTAGGTTCTGTCCGCGTAACTCCAATATCCCATCGCCAAGTCACGTGTGTGGACCAGTGTCTTGCTAGAGGGAACAGTTGGCACCACGTTGAAGTTATGTTTTACCTTACAGTCCCTGATTCGCAGTACCAAGGTTACTCCTCATTCAAAGATCGTTATGTGGACTCaacgaggctgtcaagggcCCCGTTGTCGAACATCAGGGTCCATCCTCACGTACTAGCTTGTACTCAGCGTCGCTGAACTCGAATTGCACCTCCTCGATAGGGCCATTGTGAGGAGGGTCCAAATCATATAGTCTCAAGATCTGTGCGAAATTCCTAGTTTAATAAACTTCATCAAGGCTAGTAAATCTCTTCATGAGAGTAGAAGTCCATGTTGCAGCCCTATGTGAGTTTCAACAGCCTTGCAAAATGATGTCCAAGTGCGATAAATTTGTGTGATTGTTCATCAGTGTTAACATAAATCATGACCCAAGACGGAAATACACTGCATCTAGATATATTACATATGCAAGCCTTCAACCAGACCCCCGATGATTCTCAACGCCGTGCTATTAAATTAATGCTATTCTTAAACTCTTCAATTATGTGCTGGTAGTTCTGCCCGTATATTGTAACCTTGCAACGCCTGCCCGTGAAGTTCCTGTGGTTGGTGAGACTGGAACTCCTTCACTCCAAGCGCATAATGAGAttgttgccaagatgattCCATTCCTGGTCCATAGTATGTGGGTGGTAGATGATTATTCCcctcggcagccttcttgttcttccgTATTCTCCACAGAAGATATACGACTGTTGCAGCCAGCATGGCCCCGACGCCGATACCAGCACCAATTCCTGCTTTTGCACCGGTGGACATTCCTGCGGGCTCATCGGAAGATGCTGGTGTATCGGACGCggagcttgatgatgcaGATGCCTCGCTGGTCGTAGTGGCatgtgttgatgttgcgaCTGTGACCGAAGAAGATGTGTCTGAAGTAACCAACGCAGTTGTGGATGTGGATTCGTCAGTGAATATCGTCCCTACAACGGTGTACTCATTTGCTTTTCGATTCCATGTCGCCCATACTTTTGGATTGGATGGGAGGACAGCGAATCTCCCGACACCACTGTTGCAACAGCCTGAGTTGTGATCACAACAAAACGATGTATCGCTACCTGTGACGTTCGAGCACGATATCAAATCTGTCCCTCCCTTGTCCGCGCCTGTGTTGGAACAGTTAATATGGTTACGTAGACTATCGGCAGAGTATCACTTACCCAGACAGAACATAGCACACTCAGGCGACGCCCAGTTCTTATCCGTACACGAGCCCCTCAAGGTGTTTCCGTCCGCCCCAATGCACAGCTTATTGGATAGACATACTGTACCCAACCCTCCAGAACAGCAGACACTTTCATCCGCATCCGGGTCGCAAGGGAAATCATTGGCTTCAACACCGTTGGGATAGTAGCACTTGCTAGCAGCAAGACATATCGGAAGGAAATAAAGAAACAACGCAGTGATGTGCCTTGTCATCGTAGCAAGCATGTTACATGCAGCCCTAACGAGATGTATATGTGTGATTCAGGATGAATTGTCGAAAGAGAAGAGTGGCGGAAAGCTTGCGTAAAGGCCAGACATAAAGGAAAAGATCTCCCAACGCATGCATGTTGACCGTACTCGTTTATTTGTTTCGTCTGTGGTACTGGAAGCTGCAACAAGCCGCGCGGGTATCGTCATTTTTGTTAGggacgaggagaagaaagacctGCCATGGTATAGTATACAGTTGCACAAAGACTGTGATTGGTTATGGTCAAGAACCTAGAATCAATTATACCAAGTTTGACTATGCTGTTGGTAGCATGACAATATCGCGACATCTGTGTGGTGTGTTGGTTGTCGATATTTGAAGTTCCAAAAATGCCCAGCGTTGGGCGGCAAGAGGACGCTGGCAATTGGCCGAGACATTGTCATCCCCGAACAGTCGAAGTTGAGCAACTCACCCAGACCAGGGCCGCCCCCACGTTGCCGCTCTTGATGAGTGAATGAGTGACAGGGTTGGAATGTCTTATTATTAGGATAGATGTCAATTCACAATCGGTTGCATTTGCCTGCTTCAACTCCCTTGAACTGCAAACACACAATCTGGCCATAATGTTGTTATCGACAGCGACACATAGAAAATATGCGTATACTTTGCTGGCAGCTGTTGTGATTGTCGTGCTTTTGGCTGGCAATTACGCATATAACGGCCATATAAGTCGTGAGCCCTAGATTCCTTCCTTGTCGATGCAATTGAACATTAATCTGTTTAATAGTAAACACCGCACCCAAAGAACCGGAGCCGACCAGCGCTACCACATTAAAAACAGAAGCATTCCCTCACAAGATCTGGCAGAGCTGGAAAGATGACTCGGAGGATCCCACTGAGCGAACAATAGGCTTCCCTCATCAATGGCGTGCCGTCAATCCTGGCTGGCGGTACGAGCGCATAACcgacgccaacaacaacgcttACGTTCTTGATCGCTTCGATGCAGACATCTCGGATGTATTTACAAGCCTGAAAGACCCTATCTTAAAAGCCGATTTCTTGAGATACCTCATCCTGCTGCGCGAAGGTGGTGTATGGGCAGATATCGACGTTTATCCACACCAGCCTGTCTCAAAATGGATACCCAAGCAATATCAAGGCTCAGTAAATCTGGTCATCGGAATAGAAAACGATCATCACAAAAAGCCAATCTGGCCTGGTTCTCCGTATTCCATACAGCTATGTCAATACTCGGTATTGGCAAAGCCAAACCATCCGGCCATAAAGACGGTTGTTGAGCAAGTGGCGGGGGATCTCAAGACGCTCCTTGCGTCCAAGAAGCCCGGGGAAGGAGTTTcctttgaagaagtcatGAGCACGACTGGGCCGTTTGCTTTTACGAAAGTTCTCATGGACTATTTCAAAGGAATGACGGGCACGGAGCATACTGGTGATGAACTAGACAGCCTTTCGGAACCCCGACTGATTGGAGATGTACTCGTCTTACCGAAGGACAGTTTCGGGTGGTTGCCACATGAAAATACTCATGAGAAGGGAGACCCAAGTATCCTTGTCGAGCATCTTTTCATCGGATCATGGCGAGATAGTCATCATGGTTGAGATACATGAGAGGCTACGGTAATAAGCTTATATTTGTTGACGGGCGCGAAGCGTTTTTCTTAAACTTTACTCTTAGAATAGAATTGATGGTCATCCATAACAGACATTAGCCGATGACAAATTCTTAACCAACTCACTAAAGTCTATGAATAATATTTTACTATGTCATGGCCTTGGGAGGAGGGAGCAGAATCCCGTGAACTAGAAAGGGCTCATCAGTTGGTGTAGTTATACGCAAATTATCAGATAGAACTGtgatcaacatccatctaaacagagaaggaagaagatccaTTTGTAAGAGATAATAGGTAGGTTTAGATAGTTATATCTTTTCTCAGCGTTgcctactgggtagcagaaaagttagcctccTGAGTCTAGGGGCACAACAGTAAACAGCCTAAGGAGTATATTCTAAGCAGTACAAGAAGCTGTCTTAGTAATTCTGTTCCTTGTGCTTTTTAGTAGCtaatttttctgataccctgagggttgCTTTAAAGGAACTCAAGTTTGACTTGATCTAACACCAAACCTACGCGCAGTCACATGACCTTTCTAGATTCCTCCATCCTGCAGCTAGAAAGTTTGATTTCCAATCGCCAACTGTCGCATTTATAACCAACGCTCGCCATCTTGGAATTGGCCATCGAAATTCGCAAATATGGCAGATTCAACTACAGAACCCCAAGCCCCAGTGGCTGTAttcaagaagagaggcgcaaaaggcaaagcaaacATTCGAAAGCGACCTgcgacaccaccaccagccGATAGCGACGACAGCGACTACTCGTCGTCGGAGGACGAGTCTGGACAGCGCGTCAAGCGGCGCAAAAAGACCGCTACCGTCACAGCATCTTCCAAAGACCTGACTTCAGGGAAGAAGGATTTCTCGGCTACGATCTACTCGGCGGACCGTAGCGTACCTATCACAAGCACGAACGACGCGACAAAACACAGCGACTGGtacgaagaagacaagaatgaGCTCTCAGCAAAGAACCTCCTAGGCTCAACAAGAGGTCCAACGAAAGATTCACAACCAGATGGAACATACAAGGGACTCGCGAACCAGACATCATTCATTCAGAAAAATCCCGATGCGCCCCAACGAGCGAAAGGCCCCGTCAAGGCCGCCACAAATATTCGAACCATCACTGTCATGGACTTCAAGCCTGATATCTGCAAGGACTACAAAAAGACTGGCCACTGTGGATTTGGTGACAGTTGTATCTTCCTCCACGATCGAACAGACGTCAAACAAGGCTGGCAGCTCGACAAGGAATGGGAGGAAGTCAcaaagggcaagaagaacctgGGCGGCACCATCATTGGGAGCTCCAGCCGTGATAAGAAAGAACAAGCCCCAGAGGACGAGGCAGAGATAGCAATGCTGGAGAAGATTCCGTTTGCATGCATCATCTGTGAGGGGCCATATAGGGAACCGATCGTGACGAGGTGTGGACACTACTTTTGCGAGCCATGTGCTCTGAAGCGATACAGAAAAGACCCAACATGTGCATCATGTGGAGCCGGTACAAACGGAGTATTCAACTCAGCtaagaagctgaagaaattactagagaagaagaaggaacgtgaagagaaaaagaagaaggcagaggaggaggcggccGACGAGGAATGAGAATAGGATTTACAGATGTGTGTTTTGGCAAGATTTGTTGCACAGCGGAAGACAGAAAAAGATACCACGATATCATAGATATTGCACTTGATCAGGACTTATATAACACTTGGACTAGGTATCCATGATCCATCTTCCCTTCTCGTGACTCAGGCACCAGACTCAATCAATAGAGGCTCATGTGAATACAGATTCAAGATGACGTGCATCTCGATAAGATAAGACTGCTATGAGGCCCATTCTTTCAAAGCTCGAAGCATTTCCATTGGTTGGTCCCCACATCACAACCAATCAGGGGTTCAGGCACGCCCACCTCCGCCTTCATGTGATCGCCTCATCGGTGACAGTGAGTACCCATGATGAGCATTACTCAGGCAAGCCTCACCTACTTGTTCTGCCTGGTATTTATCAGTCATCCTACTTCTTCTAGCGGGCGTGACGGAAGGACGAGGGAAATTTACATAGTTCTTCTCTGCGCAATCCAAACTTACTTTATTTTTTGCAACTTACATCTCTCAAAGCTTGCTCTGTAACAACCCCGCACCCTTGAAGCAACACAAGATACGAGTCGGTACACGACAAAACCTATTTATTTCCGTTCATTCGAGTATCGAGGAACAAACGCGAAACCTGAACCGAAGTTATCAATCTCGAAGCCATCATGAATTTCCTCTACTCAACAGTTAACACACTGCGGGATCGCTACACGCCTGTATCCCATAAGTCAACCTTCCGCCAGACCGGCCAAATCACCCCCGAAGAGTTCGTTGCTGCTGGCGACTACCTGGTCTACAAGTTCCCGACCTGGTCCTGGGGCGATGCCGACTCTCCCGAACGCCGAGTCAGCCACCTGCCTCCCGGCAAGCAGTTCCTCGTTACACGCAACGTTCCCTGCCATCGCCGTCTGAACGACGACTTTGCTGGCGACGCTGGGCACGAGGAAGCTCTCGTCAACGACGGTGACGATTTCAAGGGTAACGCAGgcgatgacgaagatggcTGGTTGAGGACTGGTGGGCTGGCTAGCTCACAGCcgctcaaggtcaaggaggtgAGGACGGTAGACGATTCGGGAAATGTCGGTGACAGAGAGGTtgtggaggatgatgagattcCCGACAtggaggacgaagacgacgacgaggccATCATTCGAGATTCTGGCGCCGATTCCAAGAACAGGTATGACGGTATTCTGTCCAAGCCACGACGATATCTGCTAACAATACCAGCGCTCACCGAACATACACCTTGTACATCATGTACTCTCCATACTATAGAACACCCCGTCTGTATCTGTCAGGCTATCTCGCCAACGgccaacctcttcctcccacCGATATGACAGAGGATATTGTCGGCGActacaaggacaagacagTGACACTCGAAGATTTCCccttcttcgccaacaaTATCAAGATGGCATCTGTGCATCCCTGCAAGCATGCCTCGGTCATGAAGACATTACTTGACCGTGCTGATGCCGCTCTCCGCTTGCGCCGCGAGAAGCTCCGCGCTGGCAACGCCAGCAGTAGTCAGGCACCCTCGGGAATGGAAggtttggttgatgagattggaAAACTAGACGTCAAGGGCGCTCAGGAAGCGGCCGACAAGGATGAGTGGGAGGAGGTACAGGAagccgagattgatgatcAGGAGGTTGCTATCCGAGTGGATCAGTACTTGGTTGTCTTCCTCAAGGTATGTTTGCTACTAAATCGAGAGAATATGTTGATGCTAACATGCTTTTAAGTTTATGGCCAGTGTGACACCTGGTATCGAGCACGATTTCACCATGGGCGTCTAGACTGTATGGCTTATCAAATGTTGATGAACATCATGCTGGCAGAAAAGAGTGTATTTGGGGCAACTATATCAGGGGGCTGGCGTCAACGGTGTTTTGTTCTTACCACCCGTATTTATTACATCAAATGACCTTCTGTAGCACCTATAATGGCCAGGCAATATAGACTTTTCATTCTGCACGATGAGCAAATGAATTTTGATGAGTACTGATAGATGGGAGACCGCATGTTCATCACATGCCACCAGAAAACACTTATAAGCATGGTTGCTACCCTGTAAAGAAATAACAAACTGCCTTTATCACACCAGTACCCCCGGAATGACGTTATTCTTAGATATTCTCTCTTCACTCATCTGATAGTCGGACTTGTTGCTCACAATACTGATCTTCAGTTTATTTTAACGGATTGCATAACCGATTTCCCCGACGCACCGGTGGCCCGTCTGTATGTGCGGCCCCACCGTTGTTTCGTCCGAACCTTGCGGGGCCGATTGAAGATTTCTGATCAACGGGCGCTTGGTGTCTTGACTCAAGGACAATTGAAATATCAACGTCGATGGCAAATAATGAATTGTGCTAAGCAAATTGGTGTCACTACATATATCGTCACTGGATTCTTGGCCGAGCATCTAAGCTCACCGGTCCCTTGACAAATCCAATCCTTGTCAAGAGACTCACCCGGGGACTGACACCAACTTCCCGGCAGAGTGACCACTGAACCATAGAATCATTTCCAATGGCATGCAAGAGCCTCTCTGAGATGTAAGAAATCACATGTCTCGTACAGCTACGACTTAACTCTATGGCACTAAGCTTGATACCACCCACAAATAGAATCAGGTACCATTCAAGTCAGACAATCACTGACATGTGAAGCAGACCGGGATCGAGAGTAAAGCTTAACGATCTAGATCAGGAACCAGGCCTTCCTAGCTTGGATGGCTTGGGTTACACACATTTTTCAGGGCCAtagccagccagccacatgGCAAAGCTGACTCTGGCACGCACAATTGACGAGAAAGGCGATAAACAGGAGAACAGAAAGAGGGGGTTGAGCTGAGCGAGACTAGGCTTGGCTAGGCTGCAATGCGCTGCCAGCAAACCCTCTCAGATAATGCGCGGTGTGAGGCGTACTGTATCATCCATTGATGTGTTGTTCAGTACACTCGGCTCCAATGTGGAGCATAGATAATGGAAGGTTGGGTTGGTTTTATAAAAGCTACCTGTTATTGATGCAGGTTTGGGTTGGTTTGGTAGTGTGCCTGAGCGTTGGCCAGAATGATGGCAAAAATTAGTCTCGAGACCCAATCAAAGATTCTAGATAACACCAACTCAAACTAGAACGTTGAAGGGGCCGAACCGCAGTGGAGGTCGCCCTTGCAGTGGAAAAGTTTGGAGATGTTCCGTTTGGTGTCTGGTACATACACACACTGCCAATCATGTAGATCGGGTGGCTAAtatcgatgatgatctgaGGCCAGGATGCGaccttgacattgacaagccTGAACACCAGGTACGCGCTCGGGAGGCACAGCATCGAGGGATGGGAAGTGCAGTCTGTTGTGTCAAACAGACCCGGTATTGAAATCGACGTTGTGTGTCTGTATCCAAAACAACATTCTCCATAAGGGCTTGGGTGCTAGACAGATGTGATAATGCCGAGAAGTATGACCACTACTAAAACCCTGTACAAAGGGTCTTCTGAACTCTTTTTCCACTGGACCAGCCCCATGTTGTCGGTCCCTTGCCCCTGTCAGTATGGCAATTCAGCCAAGAGAAGCGGTCCAGCATGAATCACCGAAGGATGGCCGCAGAGAGACCGCTGAAGTGCAGCACATACGTACATAGTAAGATAGTGCATCAGAGCCTGAAACAACGGATGCTGATACGTACTGTACACGTACCGCACTGTATCGATTGAATGCTTTGATACTGCGACAGAATGTGGTTGATTTCTCAGAACAGGCCCTTCCGCATGCCCATCCGCTGGCCCTCCCGGCGGTCCGGTCTCTGCCGCAACGCCCCGTCCCTTGCAAATCACTAGGTAAGCAAGtgaaaagcaaaaaaagaagcgaACAAGCGACCAGAGGGTGCGTAGAGGGAAACACGACAGATAATGTTGGTGGGCTGAGACAGTGGAATGCTTGTGATTTCGAATCAGACAAGCAATAGAACCTCGCCACAAGCTGCATTTACTTCAGTACCAGGTCGCCTACAACCATATTTGTAGCTTGTTGGCCTGTCAGGCTGTCTGTGTAAGACCGAGATATGACAGCAAGACACGGTCCATTTAGGGAAATGCCCTCTCACCTCAGAAAGGTAATCGCATCCGTTTTTAGACATTCCTTACACCTGGTGGAAGACAAAACCTGGGGGTCCAGGGGTCAATTCAGCCAAATTAGAAATAACTTCAGCACGAGAAGCTGGGGCGAGGGGTAACACAAAAACTACTGGATTAGGATGAGATATCTGATCATGAGACTGCgaataaatataaatatGATAATGTCAAGCGAAATTGAGGGTTAATGATACCCATATAAACGTGAATGGCTTGATTAGAGCTGGGATATTTTGGCTCTCATTAATTAACCCAAGTGATTGATTGTAATGAAAGCCCGGGCAGTTCTGGGATGTGCTGTTCAGTACGTTAGTAGGTAGGGCTCGGGTGGTAGTGACCCGTAGGTCTCGCCGGCCGGTAATAAGTGCTCTCTAACGCATGTTTGATAGGCGATCATTGGGTGTGGCGTGCAGCTCTCCCTCTCCACACCTTCTTATCCCTGGTCTTTTCGCGGCACGCGCACCCTCCTCAGTAGCCCAGCTAGCCAGCGCCTGGGCAGCAACCTTACGAAGTATGGATAGGCACTAACCAAATGGAAGGTCGGATACTTTTCCATGGATGGGGTGGCAGGTACCGATCCGAACTTGGCTTTGGCGCAGGAACAAATCATCAATGTCACCGTCTTTTCTAATGTCAGGTAAGgtaaggcaaggcaaggtaaTTTGCTCTTGCCTCGTTTGACTCATTTCCATACCTCGTCGTCTCATCTCTCCACCTTTGCACGGAGTACTTCATTTCATTGTCTGCTCTTGCTTAACATTGTCACTCTATTCTCGCATCTTCCAGGCTTATCATAACACAGCGCACCCTAACGCAAAGCGTCACCTCCCACTCCCACTacaaccttcttcaagatTAAAGGGTCCTTGTGCCTTGCGCTTGGCGGATAGGCGGTTCGAAAAAAATAAAACAGGGACTCGAAGGACACCATACGAAAACATTAGCACACTTTTGGGCAAGATACTCACTAGAACTGTTCTGATATTTTTATCAACCACTTAATCAGTGTCGGAATACGATCCACCTGTTCTGCGTCATACTGGATTTTGAAATAtcccttgaacttggtctcGGATCTGGTCTTACTCGCCCTCGAAAGTATACAAgcaaagagaaaaagaagaataaCTTGACCTGGTCCTCCTTATCTCACTTTACTCGACGTTACCAAATTAGGATCCAAGCCCACACCTCGAACGACAATTGCTCAGTAGTGGCTACACCAACACCGAGTCTTTAAGAAATCGACTAGAACAACTTCAATCGCCCTATGCCTTCCTAACGAAAAATCGATCCCCCGCTGCTCCTCCGATTTATTCCACGCTCCACTACGACCAACCTTCTACGTGCCTTCCATGATTATGGCTGCGAGATTCACGCCCGAGGCTTTCCTGCCATCGGGCGCCTACGAGACTGATGCTGCTCTTTCCCTCAATAGCCATCTTTCATATCGCAACACTTCCAGTGTCCCGTCTCCGCGAGCCGGAACC includes:
- a CDS encoding pre-mRNA splicing factor cwc24, with the translated sequence MADSTTEPQAPVAVFKKRGAKGKANIRKRPATPPPADSDDSDYSSSEDESGQRVKRRKKTATVTASSKDLTSGKKDFSATIYSADRSVPITSTNDATKHSDWYEEDKNELSAKNLLGSTRGPTKDSQPDGTYKGLANQTSFIQKNPDAPQRAKGPVKAATNIRTITVMDFKPDICKDYKKTGHCGFGDSCIFLHDRTDVKQGWQLDKEWEEVTKGKKNLGGTIIGSSSRDKKEQAPEDEAEIAMLEKIPFACIICEGPYREPIVTRCGHYFCEPCALKRYRKDPTCASCGAGTNGVFNSAKKLKKLLEKKKEREEKKKKAEEEAADEE